The DNA sequence TTAAAAGGAAACTGACTACCATCCGCCAAAAGAATTTTATCTGCTTGTATATCGACAATTTGAGCATTAACAATAGTTTTAATCCCTCTTTCCGCCATTAAACCCTCTGAAAGTTCTTGAGCATGGGTTAATCCCCTCACCCCTGTATGACCAATATATGGTTCTGGAGTGATATAGGAAATATTAACTTTATCTCTGATGCCATGACGACGTAATTCTTGATCCGCCATTAAGACAAACTCATAAGCTGGTGCGAAACATCCTGCCCCCGGCATCGCTCCCACCACCAAATCCCCCGGATTTTCCAAAAATTCCAACCAAGCAGATTTCGCTTCTAGAGCGTGTTCAGGAGTACAAACTGATTGAGTATAACCGCCATGGGGTCCCAATCCAGGTATTTCATCAAAGGCTAAAGATGATCCAACTGCGATCGCCAGATAGTCATAATAAATCTTTTGTCCATCTTCTACGGTAATTTGCTGAGTATTAGGATTAAGTGCTGTTACCTTTCCCAAAACCCATTTAATACCGTGTCTTTGAGTTAATTGACTCAAGTTTAATTGAATATGGTCTAGGGAGTTTAAATTCAACGCCACCCTTATCAATCCGGGGATAAAGGTAAATTCAGCCTTATCAGAAATCAAAGTTACAGTATGTTCTTTAGGCAAATAATGCCTTAACTCATAAGCCGTTGGTAATCCACCTAAGCCTCCTCCTATAACTACAACATTCGCCATTGCTTTATTCCTCTTAATTATTTCATTTTTGTTATTTCTTATGGATGATTTTCATTTGTAGATCTAATTTTTAAAAGCTATACAACTATCAAGCTATATAGTTATATAATAGCATTTTTTCAGGATTCGTCAAGAAAATCATAAAATTTACAGTAGAGTCTCTTTAAATCAAGGGTTTGAACCTTAAGCTGATTCCTG is a window from the Cyanobacterium sp. Dongsha4 genome containing:
- a CDS encoding NAD(P)/FAD-dependent oxidoreductase codes for the protein MANVVVIGGGLGGLPTAYELRHYLPKEHTVTLISDKAEFTFIPGLIRVALNLNSLDHIQLNLSQLTQRHGIKWVLGKVTALNPNTQQITVEDGQKIYYDYLAIAVGSSLAFDEIPGLGPHGGYTQSVCTPEHALEAKSAWLEFLENPGDLVVGAMPGAGCFAPAYEFVLMADQELRRHGIRDKVNISYITPEPYIGHTGVRGLTHAQELSEGLMAERGIKTIVNAQIVDIQADKILLADGSQFPFKYSMILPSHGGVKFLREAHGLTNEKGFIPVLPSQKHPDYPSIYALGTCVDLKQPEKTLLPIGLPKSGQMTEAMGVAVAHNIAVELGAIDAPLTQPTLEALCFAEYGNTGIAYIAAPVLPNPDTGKRRFAYAVRGRWVNWVKAAFEEYFLLKMRTGLGMPWFEKLGLRVLFGLSMLQSIPLKDKHQLGSST